Proteins encoded in a region of the Zea mays cultivar B73 chromosome 2, Zm-B73-REFERENCE-NAM-5.0, whole genome shotgun sequence genome:
- the LOC100381583 gene encoding DEAD-box ATP-dependent RNA helicase 40, translating into MAAQEAAAADSLGPRFAPDDPTLPAPWKGLIDGATLYYWNPETNVTQYEKPAATAGVPPLSAGLPPATPAQVPESAPVAFPQLNVQFGQAGQAGHQERPDQAAYPQAGQLGQQHTQQPAQQQPFQQQQPFQQHVQAQHQASFQHVPYQQQQTHMPNQPHQYHSTHPQHMPYQHGLYMQPQQQQQAPPYSYQADQQPQMRQTAYNQAQQPSVPQAAYNQSQSQQPPMPQSSYDQGQSQQPPMPQPSYNQGQVQQPPMPQPSYNQGQQSMIPQSAYNQAQQPQIPHGAYNQSQQPLGDRIPQGQGQHPQQSLSSHHPAQASQSPQVSQPQGPKMPTQQGQLQHGLPFTQHGKTPLSHGQQSPLLKDDDGGVHEGKRTGFPLPLSQQRGQAPLPNQQLPSTHQHPGALSSQPNIPGVGGPFYPARNLPDGPSSAETNNMGFMNSPAQMHQGGADTNYQKKPVSGHTVPNHVGPSPIRPPMGFDMGNSVGHFERDDPHSYGRFDGAKALQQQPKLAALPTSQNSMVMHNGPLYPRPDNFGGHNMAPPHSVPNPYNLGPLPIGTSVRPPSSMFAPPDFPSVSSADAYRQHHEVTAMGENVPAPFMTFEATGFPPEILREIHAAGFSNPTPIQAQTWPVALQNRDIVAIAKTGSGKTLGYLIPAFIHLRRCHNNPMLGPTVLVLAPTRELASQIQAEVVKFGQSSRVSCTCLYGGTSKVPQLRELERGADIVVATPGRLNDILEMKRINLHQVSLLVLDEADRMLDMGFEPQIRKIVDELPNARQTLMYTATWPKEVTKIAGDLLRDPVQVNIGSIDELVANKSITQYVEVVPPMDKQRRLEQILGDQERGSKIIIFCSTKKMCDQLARGIGRNFNAVSIHGDKSQAERDNVLNQFRTGRASVLVATDVAARGLDIKDIRVVINYDFPTGIEDYVHRIGRTGRAGATGVSYTFFSEQDWKYACDLVKLLQGANQLVPPQLQDMAARSASGGPRNQASGMSRWDGPGGRGFEPGVGGPVGYGGVREGPGGFGGREGPGGLGVRESPAMFGGPGGFGDREGPGGFSGHEGHGGFGGREREGPGGFVGRKGPGGFGGRDGPGSSGFGGRGQRGSGGFGSRGGASPGGFGGRGGRGDSPGFGGRGRGDFSGFGGRGRGDFSGGRGGRGRGFGGRGRSDRFVSDGRGRYDNRRGFGDKGRDRSYSRSPDRVRARGYDRRSDSRSISRSRSRSRSWSRSRSRSRSWSRSSSRSHSRSRSRDHGAAPERRPRARSGFDVLPPATGAAGPAPVPVPGPAAPPVPAPAPEQSLANTSSMSPMSPGGLVQPAAAPAGGQPSQGTGAAFPSSPAGETFPGAAAQHPAPDV; encoded by the exons ATGGCGGCTCAGGAGGCCGCGGCAGCTGATTCTTTGGGCCCTCGGTTTGCTCCGGATGACCCGACGCTCCCTGCGCCTTGGAAAGGGCTGATTGATGGCGCGACGCTGTACTATTGGAATCCTGAGACGAATGTCACCCAGTATGAGAAGCCGGCTGCAACTGCAGGTGTGCCCCCTTTGTCAGCAGGTCTTCCGCCGGCAACCCCTGCGCAGGTTCCGGAATCTGCACCAGTGGCTTTTCCGCAGCTTAACGTGCAGTTTGGACAAGCTGGCCAGGCAGGGCACCAGGAGCGTCCTGACCAGGCAGCTTATCCTCAGGCTGGCCAGCTTGGCCAGCAGCACACTCAACAGCCAGCTCAGCAGCAACCGTTTCAGCAGCAGCAACCGTTTCAGCAGCATGTCCAGGCGCAACACCAAGCTTCGTTTCAGCATGTGCCATATCAGCAACAGCAAACACACATGCCAAATCAGCCACATCAATACCACAGCACGCATCCTCAACACATGCCGTACCAGCATGGTCTTTACATGCAacctcagcagcaacagcaggctCCACCATATTCATATCAGGCAGACCAGCAGCCACAGATGCGACAAACTGCTTATAATCAAGCTCAGCAGCCATCAGTGCCTCAAGCTGCCTACAATCAAAGTCAGAGTCAGCAGCCACCAATGCCTCAATCTTCCTACGATCAAGGTCAGAGTCAGCAGCCACCAATGCCGCAACCTTCCTACAATCAAGGTCAAGTTCAGCAGCCACCGATGCCACAACCTTCTTACAATCAAGGTCAGCAATCCATGATACCACAGTCTGCCTACAATCAAGCTCAGCAGCCTCAAATTCCACATGGTGCTTATAATCAAAGCCAGCAACCGCTGGGAGATAGGATTCCCCAGGGTCAAGGGCAACATCCTCAACAATCTTTGAGCTCTCATCATCCTGCCCAAGCTTCGCAGTCGCCGCAAGTTTCCCAACCTCAAGGACCTAAAATGCCGACTCAACAAGGTCAACTGCAACATGGATTGCCGTTCACTCAGCATGGAAAAACGCCATTGTCACATGGGCAACAAAGTCCTTTGTTGAAGGATGATGATGGAGGAGTTCATGAAGGCAAGCGGACTGGCTTTCCGTTACCACTTAGTCAGCAGCGTGGCCAAGCTCCTCTTCCAAATCAGCAGCTACCTTCTACTCATCAACATCCTGGAGCCCTTAGTAGCCAGCCAAATATACCTGGAGTCGGTGGGCCATTTTATCCTGCCAGGAATCTTCCTGATGGACCATCCTCTGCTGAGACTAATAACATGGGTTTTATGAACTCACCTGCTCAAATGCATCAAGGTGGAGCAGATACAAACTACCAGAAAAAACCAGTTAGTGGCCATACAGTTCCAAATCATGTTGGTCCATCACCAATTCGACCTCCAATGGGGTTCGATATGGGTAATAGTGTTGGACACTTTGAAAGAGATGACCCTCACTCTTATGGAAGGTTTGATGGAGCAAAGGCTCTCCAGCAGCAGCCAAAGCTTGCTGCTCTCCCAACTTCACAAAATTCCATG GTCATGCATAATGGACCGCTTTATCCTCGGCCAGACAATTTTGGTGGTCATAACATGGCACCTCCGCATTCAGTACCAAATCCATATAATCTTGGTCCATTGCCTATTGGAACTTCAGTGAGGCCACCGTCAAGTATGTTTGCTCCTCCAGATTTTCCAAGCGTATCTTCAGCTGATGCATACCGTCAACACCATGAAGTCACTGCCATG GGTGAGAACGTTCCTGCTCCGTTTATGACATTTGAGGCCACTGGATTCCCTCCAGAGATTCTGAGAGAG ATCCATGCAGCTGGTTTTTCAAATCCCACTCCAATTCAAGCTCAAACATGGCCTGTTGCGCTGCAAAACCGGGACATAGTAGCTATTGCTAAGACAGGGTCTGGAAAGACGCTGGGGTACCTAATCCCTGCTTTTATACATCTGAGGAGATGCCACAATAATCCGATGCTGGGCCCTACAGTATTGGTTTTGGCCCCTACTCGCGAACTTGCTTCACAAATACAAGCCGAAGTAGTTAAGTTTGGTCAATCATCTAGAGTTTCTTGCACA TGCCTATATGGTGGAACTTCAAAGGTCCCTCAGCTAAGAGAACTTGAGCGTGGAGCAGATATTGTGGTAGCAACACCAGGGCGTCTTAATGATATCCTGGAGATGAAGAGGATTAACCTCCATCAGGTTTCATTACTTGTGCTTGATGAAGCAGACCGCATGCTTGACATGGGGTTTGAACCGCAAATACGGAAGATTGTGGATGAGCTTCCTAATGCTAGGCAGACTCTAATGTACACTGCCACTTGGCCAAAGGAGGTTACAAAAATAGCTGGGGATTTACTGAGAGATCCTGTCCAGGTGAACATTGGCAGTATCGATGAACTTGTTGCTAACAAATCCATCACTCAG TATGTAGAGGTGGTTCCACCTATGGACAAGCAGCGGCGTCTAGAGCAGATTCTTGGAGATCAAGAAAGGGGCTCAAAAATCATCATATTTTGCTCAACTAAGAAAATGTGCGATCAGCTTGCTCGTGGCATTGGTCGCAACTTTAATGCTGTAAGCATTCATGGTGATAAATCACAGGCCGAAAGAGATAATGTTCTCAATCAGTTTCGAACTGGCAGGGCTTCAGTATTAGTAGCCACAGATGTTGCTGCTCGTGGACTTGATATCAAAGATATTAG AGTGGTAATCAATTATGACTTTCCAACTGGGATAGAGGACTATGTGCATCGCATAGGGCGTACAGGAAGAGCTGGCGCTACTGGAGTCTCGTACACATTTTTCTCAGAACAAGATTGGAAATATGCTTGTGATTTGGTGAAACTCTTGCAAGGTGCCAACCAGCTTGTCCCTCCGCAGCTGCAAGACATGGCTGCACGCAGTGCTTCTGGAGGTCCAAGAAACCAGGCTTCTGGGATGAGTCGCTGGGATGGGCCTGGTGGTCGTGGTTTTGAACCTGGTGTTGGTGGCCCTGTTGGTTATGGTGGTGTTAGGGAGGGTCCTGGAGGTTTTGGTGGTCGTGAGGGCCCAGGTGGACTTGGTGTTCGAGAAAGCCCAGCCATGTTTGGTGGCCCCGGTGGCTTCGGTGATCGGGAAGGCCCCGGTGGCTTCAGTGGCCATGAGGGCCATGGTGGCTTTGGTGGCCGGGAACGGGAGGGTCCTGGTGGCTTTGTTGGCAGAAAGGGCCCAGGTGgttttggtggacgggatggccctGGGTCAAGTGGTTTCGGTGGTAGAGGACAGCGTGGATCTGGTGGTTTTGGCAGTAGAGGTGGAGCAAGCCCTGGGGGCTTTGGTGGACGTGGTGGCAGGGGCGATTCTCCTGGTTTTGGTGGACGCGGCAGGGGTGATTTTTCCGGTTTTGGTGGACGAGGTAGGGGAGATTTTTCTGGTGGGCGCGGTGGCAGGGGCCGTGGATTTGGTGGCAGGGGACGTTCTGACCGGTTTGTCTCAGATGGACGGGGACGATATGATAACCGTCGAGGATTTGGAGACAAGGGTAGGGATCGGAGCTACAGCCGCAGCCCGGATAGAGTCCGGGCACGGGGTTATGACAGAAGAAGTGACAGCAGGAGCATTAGTAGGAGCAGGAGTCGCAGCAGGAGCTGGTCACGCAGCAGAAGCCGCAGCAGGAGCTGGAGCCGAAGCAGCAGCCGGAGTCACAGCAGGAGCAGGAGTCGTGACCATGGGGCAGCACCGGAGCGCAGGCCCCGAGCAAGATCCGGCTTCGATGTGCTGCCTCCTGCAACTGGAGCTGCTGGACCTGCACCTGTTCCCGTACCTGGACCAGCAGCACCGCCTGTTCCTGCTCCGGCACCTGAACAATCACTGGCTAATACATCTTCAATGTCACCGATGTCTCCTGGTGGCCTAGTCCAGCCAGCTGCTGCACCTGCTGGTGGCCAACCTTCCCAAGGGACTGGCGCTGCATTCCCCAGTTCTCCTGCAGGCGAAACGTTTCCAGGCGCAGCAGCTCAGCATCCCGCGCCTGATGTataa
- the LOC103648209 gene encoding protein ODORANT1-like, with translation MSPLTVAISVHTKPGSKVATITGRSALFRFSNKLFASVAWHGWSKIAAKLPGRTDNEIKNHWNTHIKKKLVKMGIDPATHQPLANSKAAASSQSTVTDESAKTSNTRKELSLKNDGSRREAPLSTDSSEQSSWPESGSCSNVCDQGPELLENWLSETGLSMDEPWLDFTSRNDELGNVEGTLPWDGTTDWLLDYQDFGMCSSNSVDSSVFHASNGSNF, from the exons ATGTCGCCGTTGACAGTTGCCATCTCAGTCCACACCAAGCCTGGTTCTAAGGTCGCCACCATCACAGGTCGTTCTGCCCTTTTCAGATTCTCG AATAAGCTGTTTGCATCAGTTGCTTGGCATGG ATGGTCCAAGATCGCTGCCAAGTTACCTGGGAGAACAGATAACGAGATCAAGAACCACTGGAACACGCACATCAAGAAGAAGCTCGTCAAGATGGGCATCGACCCAGCCACGCACCAGCCTCTAGCCAACTCGAAGGCGGCTGCTTCCTCGCAGTCCACTGTTACAGATGAATCTGCTAAAACCAGCAACACCAGAAAGGAGCTGAGCTTGAAGAATGATGGTAGCCGTAGGGAGGCTCCACTGTCCACTGATTCGTCGGAGCAGTCAAGCTGGCCAGAGTCAGGCTCATGCAGCAACGTCTGTGATCAAGGCCCTGAACTGCTGGAGAACTGGCTCTCGGAGACTGGCCTGTCGATGGATGAGCCATGGCTGGATTTTACGAGCAGAAACGACGAGCTTGGCAATGTCGAGGGGACGTTGCCGTGGGATGGAACAACCGACTGGCTGCTGGACTACCAAGATTTTGGCATGTGCAGCTCAAACTCAGTCGACAGTTCAGTGTTCCATGCCTCAAACGGATCGAACTTCTAA